One Camelina sativa cultivar DH55 chromosome 3, Cs, whole genome shotgun sequence genomic window carries:
- the LOC104760108 gene encoding E3 ubiquitin-protein ligase BAH1 — MKFCKKYEEYMQVQKQKKNLPGVGFKKLKKVLKKCRRNHDGPSSKIAFIDQQHDDHNCPRGCTVCDGNFFPELLKEMEDVVGWFNENAQKLLELHLASAFTKCLTWFKGNSRKTSHLGLIQEGKDLVNYALINAVAIRKILKKYDKIHESRQGQLFKTQVQKMRIEILQSPWLCELMAFHINLKESKKESGAASVASPSTPVHALFDGCSFTFDDGKPLLSCELSDSVKVDIDLTCSICLDTVFDPIALTCGHIYCYMCACSAASVNVIDGLKTAELTEKCPLCREDGVYKGAVHLDELNILLKRSCREYWEERRKTERAERLQQAKEYWDYQCRSFTGI, encoded by the exons ATGAAGTTTTGTAAGAAGTATGAAGAGTACATGCAAGtacagaagcagaagaagaatcttcCCGGTGTTGGGTTTAAGAAACTCAAGAAGGTTCTCAAGAAATGCAGAAGAAACCATGATGGTCCTTCTTCCAAGATTGCTTTTATTGATCAACAACATGATGACCACAATTGTCCTCGTGGATGCACAG tttgtgATGGGAATTTTTTCCCGGAGCTTCTCAAGGAGATGGAAGACGTAGTAGGATGGTTCAACGAGAATGCTCAGAAGCTTCTTGAGCTACATTTAGCTTCTGCTTTCACAAAGTGTCTTACTTGGTTCAAAGGCAATAGTCGTAAAACGAGCCATCTTGGTTTGATTCAAGAGGGCAAAGACTTGGTTAATTACGCTCTCATCAATGCCGTCGCCATTAGAAAAATCCTCAAGAAATATGACAAG ATTCATGAGTCTAGGCAAGGACAATTGTTTAAGACACAAGTCCAGAAAATGCGAATCGAGATCCTTCAATCACCATGGCTCTGTGAGCTTATGGCGTTTCACATCAATCTGAAAGAATCTAAGAAGGAATCTGGAGCTGCTTCTGTGGCTTCTCCTTCTACTCCTGTTCATGCACTGTTTGATGGTTGCTCTTTCACGTTCGATGATGGGAAGCCTTTACTCTCCTGCGAGCTTTCTGATTCCGTAAAAGTTGACATTGACTTGACTTGTTCAATATGCCTG GACACGGTGTTTGATCCGATAGCTCTAACATGTGGTCACATATATTGCTACATGTGTGCTTGCTCTGCTGCATCAGTAAACGTAATTGATGGCTTGAAAACCGCAGAGCTAACTGAAAAATGCCCGCTTTGCCGTGAG GATGGGGTTTATAAAGGTGCTGTGCATTTGGATGAGCTCAATATCTTACTTAAGCGAAG CTGCAGAGAGTACTGGGAAGAACGGCGTAAAACAGAGAGAGCAGAAAGGTTACAGCAGGCCAAGGAGTATTGGGATTACCAATGCCGAAGCTTCACTGGAATATAA
- the LOC104760114 gene encoding nucleolar protein 16-like gives MARSRRKYRNSRAKVRVALPKKNPNIFKPAFNFPPKLRALMGDDVPEWDDQASVIQNYRSFGVISNPNLLRSRIDHMIQDPSLNIPPPPEPSTDDPTAKEFEPMDSGSDLEEDDLKSALGKQRKDGKSAPLQPLTTMQRTHIRRLVEKHGDDFEGMFRDRKLNSMQHSVGTLRKLCSRYQIYKDKNPILVA, from the exons ATGGCGAGGTCGAGAAGAAAGTATAGGAACTCTAGGGCTAAAGTTCGCGTAGCTCTTCCGAAGAAAAACCCTAATATCTTCAAGCCAGCTTTCAACTTCCCACCCAAGCTCCGCGCTCTCATGGGGGACGATGTCCCCGAATGGGACGACCAAGCTAGTGTTATCCAGAACTACAGATCCTTCGGCGTCATCTCTAACCCTAATTTGCTTCGTTCTCGCATCGACCACATGATCCAGGATCCTTCCCTCAACATTCCTCCACCTCCAGAACCATCCACCGATGACCCTACTGCTAAGGAGTTCGAGCCCATGGATTCTGGAAGCGACCTCGAGGAAGACG ATCTTAAGTCAGCTTTGGGGAAGCAAAGAAAAGATGGAAAGAGTGCTCCTTTACAGCCGCTTACGACTATGCAACGCACTCATATAAGACGTTTGGTTGAGAAACATGGAGATGACTTTgag GGCATGTTCCGAGACAGAAAGCTAAACTCTATGCAGCATTCGGTTGGGACACTACGAAAGCTATGCTCAAGATATCAGATTTACAAGGATAAGAACCCTATTTTAGTTGCATGA
- the LOC104760121 gene encoding uncharacterized protein OsI_027940 — MSHHPEVKWAERADKVYLTVQLTDAKDADVKLDPEGVFNFSAKAGSDNQLFELKLELNDKVNVEESKINIGLRSIFCILEKAEPKWWNKLLRGGKPPHYVKVDWDKWVDEDEDTPTGPEDMDMGGMGGMDFSNFGGMGGMGGMEGLQGLGGMGGMGGMEEFEDSDDEGEEAKSGEKKEETQAPAHATEEAKTEEQTAVKSDK, encoded by the exons TCATCATCCAGAAGTGAAGTGGGCTGAGAGAGCGGATAAGGTCTATCTAACTGTGCAATTGACAGATGCTAAGGATGCAGATGTTAAGCTTGATCCTGAAGGAGTCTTTAATTTCTCTGCAAAAGCTGGATCTGATAACCAGCTTTTTGAGCTTAAGCTTGAACTTAACGATAAGGTCAATGTAGAG gaAAGCAAAATCAACATCGGATTAAGAAGCATATTCTGCATCTTGGAGAAAGCAGAACCTAAATGGTGGAATAAGCTATTGCGTGGAGGGAAACCGCCTCACTATGTTAAAGTTGACTGGGACAAGTGggttgatgaggatgaagatacCCCCACTG GTCCTGAAGATATGGATATGGGTGGAATGGGCGGAATGGATTTCTCG aACTTTGGTGGAATGGGAGGCATGGGTGGTATGGAAGGCCTCCAAGGGCTTGGTGGAATGGGAGGAATGGGTGGTATGGAAGAATTTGAAGATAGTGATGATGAAG GAGAAGAAGCCAAGTCTGGAGAGAAAAAGGAGGAAACTCAAGCTCCTGCGCATGCGACAGAAGAGGCGAAAACCGAAGAGCAAACGGCTGTGAAGAGTGACAAATGA